GGCCTCCAGCGGCAGGCCGAGCTCGGCCGCCCACTCGCGCAGCGTCGCCTCCTTGTAGGCGCGGTCGACGACCGGGCCGACGGTGCGCCCGGTGAGGAGGCCGTCGGCGACCTCCAGCCGGTTCGCGCGCCACCGGGTGATGCCGTGCTCGGCGGCGAGCGGCTCGAGGATCTCCGCGAACCCGCCGGACACCAGCCCGAACTCCCAGCCACGGCGGTGCACCTCCGCGACGAGCTCGGCGGCGCCGGGCATGAGGACCACGGCGTCGCGCACGGCGTCCAGGACGGTCACGGGCAGGCCGGCGAGGGTGGCGACGCGCTCGCGCAGCGACGCCGCGAAGTCCAGCTCCCCGCGCATGGCCCGTTCGGTGACGGCCGCGACCTCGTCGCGGGTGCCGGCGTGCTCCGCGATGAGCTCGATGACCTCCTGCGTGAGGAACGTCGAGTCGACGTCGGTGACGACGAGGCGCCGGGGGTGGTGCGGTTGCTGCGGGGCGGGCGGGGTCGCGGCGGGGGCGCGGTCAGGCAACGTGGGTACCCTTCGGGACGACGGTGATCCCCGACTCGGTGACGGTGAACCCGCGGGCCCGGTCCTCCTCGTGGTCGACGCCGATCCGGGCACGCTCGTCCACCACCACGAACTTGTCGAGGATGGCGCGGTGGACCTGGGCGTGCCGGTGCACCTGGACGTCGTCCATGATCACGGAGTCCGTGACGGTCGCCCAGGAGTGCAGGTGCACGCCCGGGGACAGGATGGACCCTGCGACGGTGGCGCCGGACACGAGGACACCAGGTGAGACGATCGAGTCTGCCGCGTGCCCGAGGCGTCCCGGCCCGGCGTGCACGAACTTCGCCGGCGGCAGCCCGGTGTACCCGGTGAGCAGCGGCCAGTCGGCGTTGTAGAGGTTGAACACCG
This Isoptericola jiangsuensis DNA region includes the following protein-coding sequences:
- the serB gene encoding phosphoserine phosphatase SerB yields the protein MPDRAPAATPPAPQQPHHPRRLVVTDVDSTFLTQEVIELIAEHAGTRDEVAAVTERAMRGELDFAASLRERVATLAGLPVTVLDAVRDAVVLMPGAAELVAEVHRRGWEFGLVSGGFAEILEPLAAEHGITRWRANRLEVADGLLTGRTVGPVVDRAYKEATLREWAAELGLPLEATVAVGDGANDLDMIGAAGVGIAFAAKPVVREQAPYSLDGPRLDDVLQVVDEVDARTA